A single Plasmodium yoelii strain 17X genome assembly, chromosome: 10 DNA region contains:
- a CDS encoding rhomboid protease ROM8, putative has protein sequence MEKGNSCSNAKTFLESEDKTENINGSKEYDDDDNSLKKDICSNTSMDSNANENREAENQNSGENEIKNIKNHRPSTNSNGEITPSNEDNMLLSSNNTIILLKCVNNKSKDRNGSKNSSKSNYKKEKYKRSHTKKEKKFKVNSAGEDLLSDSRDYPSLKVNYKINKKNHYEKTKKMGYPQMTMNDKNERISSSICTDNARFINFLKENGKSAHYKNRKRYNNLWRQQKKNIQKKEESNSKTINNYILDIHDRNMSSANIGSNNIHKSKTSLKYYTHDEQGEQGYLSELQIAENERNIKDRNRLRNYSNTIKEENKIIKQKDKIKALLSRTRRCFLFRKKTLRKRKDKIIIFLNNNYTPPENGKFNDHFYKTIHKDDLENLEEEKIYLHHNKGNTIKKIIYRIFPQFSIFSLILFVTFIQWVVFIILISVKSDFPLTPSNDSLKNFGSNFPYQIFKKAEVYRLFTALFLHSNFNHICANTYVQLTVGFLLEYLYGTYVVFLVYVFTGIYGIILSSPLTYCYSTTESSSSSSGIIGIFFSEILMMTNFNVDTISISVHLFCFFLLLLFLKFSLNTISINIYSHFFGFIGGFLIGIILKRNQLKYFLKNNLLIQILSLIFLIVSLATAIFVSTSVMQDCPY, from the exons ATGGAAAAAGGGAACTCTTGTTCAAATGCTAAGACATTTTTAGAATCAGAAGATAAAACTGAAAACATAAATGGCAGTAAAGAATATGACGATGATGATAATAGTTTAAAAAAAGACATTTGTTCAAATACAAGCATGGATAGTAATGCGAATGAAAATAGAGAAGCTGAGAATCAAAATAGTggagaaaatgaaataaagaatattaaAAACCATCGTCCATCGACAAATTCTAATGGCGAAATAACGCCATCAAATGAAGATAATATGCTATTAAGtagtaataatacaataattttgttaaaatgtgtaaataataaaagtaaagATAGAAATGGTTCTAAAAATAGCTCCAAAAGTAACTATAAGAAAGAGAAATACAAAAGAAGTcatacaaaaaaagaaaaaaagttTAAAGTAAATAGTGCCGGTGAAGACTTATTATCTGATTCTCGCGATTATCCTTCCTTAAAagtaaattataaaattaataaaaaaaatcattatgAAAAAACAAAGAAAATGGGATATCCCCAAATGACAATGAATGATAAGAATGAACGAATTTCTAGTAGTATATGTACAGATAATGCaagatttataaattttttaaaagagaATGGGAAAAGTGCTCATTACAAAAATCgtaaaagatataataacTTATGGAgacaacaaaaaaaaaatattcaaaaaaaagaagaaagtAATTctaaaacaataaataattatatattagacATTCATGATAGAAATATGTCTAGTGCAAATATAGGatcaaataatatacataaatcTAAAACgtctttaaaatattatacacatGATGAGCAAGGTGAGCAAGGTTATTTAAGTGAATTACAAATTGCAGAAAATGAACGAAATATAAAAGATAGAAATCGGTTAAGaaattattcaaatacaattaaagaagaaaataaaattataaaacaaaaagataaaattaaagCATTATTGTCTCGAACTCGACGATGCTTTTTATTTCGGAAAAAAACTTTAAGAAAACgaaaagataaaattataatatttttaaataataattatacacCACctgaaaatggaaaatttaatgatcatttttataaaactatACATAAGGATGATTTAGAAAATttagaagaagaaaaaatatatcttcaccataataaaggaaatactatcaaaaaaattatatatagaatatttccacaattttctatatttagTTTAATCTTATTTGTTACATTTATTCAATGGGTAGTCtttattatacttatatCCGTAAAATCTGATTTTCCTTTAACACCATCAA ATGATTCGTTAAAGAATTTTGGAAGTAATTTTCCTtatcaaatttttaaaaaggcAGAAGTTTATCGCCTTTTTACAGCTTTGTTTTTGCATTCAAATTTCAATCATATTTGTGCCAATACATATGTTCAGTTAACTGTCGGATTCTTACTAGAATATTTGTATGGGACATATGTCGTTTTTTTAGTTTACGTATTCACAg gaatatatggaataatatTATCATCGCCTTTAACATACTGTTACTCAACTACAGAAAGCAGTAGTAGTTCATCAGGGATTattggaatatttttttcagaaATTTTAATGATGACTAATTTTAATGTAGACACAATTAGTATTAGtgttcatttattttgtttttttcttcttcttttatttcttaaATTCTCATTGAACACTATaagtattaatatttatagcCATTTTTTTGGTTTCATTGGAG gatTTTTGATAGGAATTATTTTAAAGCGTAATCAATTGAAATACTTTTTaaagaataatttattaattcaaaTATTATCCCTTATTTTTCTCATTGTAAGTTTAGCAACCGCTATTTTTGTTTCAACATCTGTCATGCAGGATTGTCCATATTag